Within the Pseudomonas guangdongensis genome, the region TGCACGTCGTAGTGGCGCTTGCGGTTCTCCACCATCTGCTCGTGGGCGACCACCGCGCGGGCGTAGGCCAGCTGCGCGTTGGGATCGTCCACCGTGCGCATGCCGACGTTCTTGCTGATGCCCTGCTTGGCGTAGTCCTTGAAGTGCTGGATGGCCGCCGCCAGGCCGCCGAGGCAGGCGTTGGACACCGCCGGGATGAACATCTGGGCGAACGGCACCCGGTACAGCGGCGCACTGTTGAGTTCACGACCGGGGTTGGCCGCGTCGTCATGCTGCTGGGTGGCGTGGGTGCGGTGCAGCGGCACGAAGGCGTCCTCGACCACGATGTCGTGGCTGCCGGTGCCACGCAGGCCGATCACGTCCCAGTTGCGCTCGATGCGGTAGTCGCTCTTCGGCACCAGGAAGGTGCGGTAGCTGTTGCCCTTGCCGACGCCCGGGGTCAGGTTGCCGCCGAGGAACACCCACGCGCAGTGCTCGCAGCCGGTGGAGAAGCCCCAGCGCCCGCTGATGCGGTAGCCGCCCTCCACTTCCGTGACCCTGGCCACCGGCATGTAGGTCGAGGCGATCAGCGTCGAGGCGTCCTCGCCCCACACCTCCTGCTGCGCCTGTTCGGGGAACAGCGCCAGCTGCCACGGATGCACCGCCACCACGCCGTACATCCAGGCGGTGGACATGCAGCCCTCGGCCAGCGTCTGCTGGATCTCGGCGAACACCTTGGGCCCGAACTCGAAGCCGCCATGACGTTTCGGCTGCATGACGCGGAACAGCTGCGCCTCCTGCAGCGCGGCGATCACATCAATGGCCACCTTCAGCTCGGCCTCGGCCTGCGCGGCACGCTCGGCCAGCAGCGGCACCAGCGCCCGCGCGCGGGCCACCAGCTCCTCGGGGGAAATTCTTGTTGTTTGCTCCATCGACTCACCCATGGTCGTGCGGGAAGAAGTCGCGGGCCGCCAGCGTTCGTGCGGCGGCTCGCCCTGTGTGACACGGGACGGATTCTTTGACTGGGGCCGGGTGGCGACATCATCCGAATGGAGTAGCCGCGCGGGTAGTGGGGGTTTTGTTGATCTGGAGCAAGGATTGGCAGGGGGATAGCCGAAGCACACGGCATGGTGATCTGGGACAAAGCCTGAAGCTTTGATCAATGCGCGAGGTGAACCAAAGCGAGAGAGACTTGAGTAAGCGCGGCCATCGCACCTATCTGCGACGGCTAGAAGGTTGCAGGCTCCGAGCTGCTCGATGAGATGGCTGGAAGTAAGTGTGCCCGAGATATTAATCCGGCAATACAATAGGGCATAATCAGCGTTTTTCACCATGACCAGCGACGCACGAAGCCTCAGCCCCTTGGAACAGCGCGAAAAACGCGCTATCGCCCTACGCATGCGCGAGCAGGGGTATACCTACAGAGCCATCGGCGAAGCCGTTGGCGTTCATCTGCGCACGGTGGCGCATTGGGTCGCGATCGCGGAGCACCAGGGCAAAGAGGCCGCGATCGAAGGTGGCCAGCGCGGATCGCTGCCGGGGGAGCGACGCAGCCTGTCCTCCGAGCAGGAGTCACTGATTCGCACCCTGTTGCTCGACACCATGCCGGATCAGTTGAAGCTGGACTTCGCGCTCTGGACGCGTGATGCGGTGCGCGCCCTGATCGCCCTGCACTGCGGCTTTCAGATGCCTATCCGGACAGTCGGTGAATACCTCAAGCGTTGGGGCTATACCCCACAACGCCCGTTGAAGCGCGCCTACCAGCAGAAGCCCGAGGCGATAAAGCGCTGGCTGGAAACCGAGTATCCGAAGATCGAGCAGCGCGCCAAGGCCGAGGGCGGCGAGATCCACTGGGGCGATGAAACCGGCCTGCGCAGCGACAGTCATGCAGGGCGCAGCTACGCCCCGGCAGGGCGGACGCCCGTACGCGAAGTCAGCGGAAGCCGCTTTGCCACGAACATGATTTCGACGGTGACCAACCGGGGCAAGCTGCGCTTCATGCTGTACCGGGAAACCATGACAGCGGTCGTGCTGATCCGCTTCCTGGGGCGACTGATCCGGGATACCAGCGGGCGCAAGGTCTTCCTGGTCTTGGACAACCTGCGCGTGCACCACAGCAAGAAGGTCAAAGCCTGGCTGGAGGGGCGGCGCGAACGGATTGAGGTGTTCTTTCTGCCCGCCTACGCCCCCGAGCTCAACCCGGACGAATACCTGAATGGCGATCTCAAGCATCAGGTGCGCAGCGGGCCAAGTTTGAAAAGTCGGGATGCGTTGGAAGGCCGAGTCCGCTCGGTCATGCGGCGCCTTCAATCAAAGCCCGAGCGGATTCGTTCCTACTTCCGACATCCCAAAATCGCGTATGCAGCATGATTTGGGGTATTGGGTTGCCGGATTAATAGTACGATGAAGATCCAGCCTGCGCATACAATAGCGCTTACGTCGAATAGCGAGGGACCATGTTCGATTTCACCAGCCTCACCACAAAAATCAACTCTGAAGCACCCGATACACTAGAGGAGCTTTTCAGCCAACTTGACAGGAAGGCCACTCATATCACACTTCGTCCTGCGCAAACTTCAGCCTTAGCAAAACTTGATGAGCAGCGAGATAAGCGGGATATAGTTATCAAGCTAAGCACTGGCTCAGGAAAAACCGTTGTCGGGTTGGTGTATGCTGAAATGATGAGGCGCCGCTTTAAAGGCGAGCCAGTCTTGTATTTGTGCCCAACAAACCAACTTGTTGATCAAGTTATTCAATCAGCACAAGCCATTGGCGTACAGGCTGGGGCTTTCCCTAGCAATGGGCTACCATACAGCGCGCTTGCCGGAGAATCCGTACTAGTTTGCACCTACGACAAGTTATTTAACTCTAGAAACGTCTTCGAAACCAATACCATCAGACCATCCTGTATCGTTTTGGATGATGTCCATGCCGGCATCAATCGAGTCAGAGGCTGCTTCACAGCAAAAGTACCTGATCAATGCTTCGATCAATTCAGATCGATGTTGCAGCCTCTCTGCGAGGCTACAGATCCTGCGACTTGGCGAGGGATTCAGAGTCACTCGCAAGATTTTCGCTACGAGGTTCCATATTGGGTCTGGGACAACATTCACGGCGAAGCGGCAAAGATTCTCGAACAACACAAGGACGATCGAGAACTGCGATTTTGCTGGAATAACATCAGTCGCTATCTAGAGCTGGCGCGAGTATGTATCTCTGGAACCGGGGCTGAAATTACGCTCCCGTTAGCAGCCGTAGAAGAGAATGCGGCATATTGCTCAGCCAAGCATCGCCTTTTCATGTCCGCAAGCATCAAGGATGGCTCATCCTTTATTGCTGATCTTGATTGCGATCCCGAGGCCTTTAAGCGCGTCATCGAACCCTTGGAGGACGAGGGCGCCGGTGAGCGCATGATGCTTGCCACTTCGCTCATCAGCCCCGAGGCCGAAAAAAAAGATATCGCAGAAGTATGCAAAAATCTGTCGCTCTCAGTGAACGTGGTTGTCCTAACCAGCTCAACTTCCCAAGCAAAAATCTGGGTAGACTCAGGGGCAACCCTAGCGAAAGCCCAAGATTTTGACTCCGCCCTGGAAGAGTTGAAAACATCAGTAGGAAACTATGTTGTTTTCCCACAGCGATTTGATGGCGTCGATCTTCCTGACGATGCATGTAGGGTTTTAGTCATCGATGGCGTGCCCACTGGAGATAGGCTCAGCGACAAAATCGACGCTGCGCGACAGAAGGACTCCCCTGAGTACGACGTAAACACAGTCAACCGATTTGAGCAGGCACTTGGAAGAGCCGTGCGTTCAAGCGCGGACTTTGCAGCAGTTTTCTTGGTCGGAACTGATATTGCCGCTTTTATCGGAAAGCGCTCAGTCAGAGACCTTCTTGAATCTCGAACACTTGTACAAGTTGATCTCGGGAGAGACCTTACAAAGCTTACTCCGGGCACTACCCTTCCCGCTGCCCTCAAGGGGATGGTTCAAGCGCTCATCGGCAGAGATAATGGATGGAAAGACACTCACCGCAAGCGTGTTAAGGCTGCCCAGCGCGTCACGAGGCAAGGAGGGGTTTTAACAGTTCATGAGTTGCTCGCAACCGCCGTACGATCTAGTTGGGTCTTTGCAAAAGCACGAAACTTTCAAGCTGCAGTGCCCATTCTACGCGAGGCAATCAACAACCCCAACATCCATAAAGTTCAAAAAGCAGAGCTACTCTACAGAATTGCATCCTATCTTCACCAATTTGACTCCACGGCCTCCGCAGATGCTTATCGAGCAGCTTTCAATATAAACTCTGACTTCCCACGCCCACAAAAAATAGCTGATAAAAAATTCGCAAAACTCTCTGACCAAGCCGTAGCCGTACGCGACTACTTTGTTCGATTTGCTCAGCCAAATGCTGCCTTAGCACGTCTAGATCAAATAGCAGCAAAGCTAAGCTTCGCTCTAGACGCAGAAGTCATAGAACAAGGATTGCTTGAGCTTGGCGAAGCATTAGGCGCCACTGCGACGCGACCAGAAAAAGAGACCGGCCGCGGCCCAGACGACCTTTGGCTATTTGATGATATCGGTTTTTGCCTAGAGGCGAAAAGCGAGAACAAAACATCAATTCACAAGACCGACGCAGCACAGTTAACACTTAGCCTGCAATGGTGCAATGACAACGTCATGATGCCAGAAAAGGGGTTCATCCCCATTTTTGTCTCGAACACTTCAGTTGCTGACCGGGCTGAGGACATATCCTTTGGTCCAAGCCTACTGACTGAGCAGATTCTATTTGATCTCATAGTGAGACTAAAAAAAGTCGTCCTGTGCCTTAGCTTTGATGGCCCGCTGTTCTCAGATCCTGCTGCAATTATGAAAGCGCTCAACGCTGAAGGACTAGCAGGCCGGCAGATTGCAACAAAATTAGGAAAACTGAGTAGCCCCCACTAACCTGCTTCCCCTTACAGGTAGGTACCTGTAAGGGGAATTAGACCTAAAAAGTCAGCCGCCCGGTCTCACGATCCGATATGCCAGGCTCGCGGGATGGGCGGAGGAGCGGATTAAGACGCTTCCGAAGCCCCCACCGGATACCGCCACACCCCACAAGCCACCTCCGCCAGCACCTCTCCCCTGGCCAGAATCTCCCGCTCCGCCCAATCCTCCAGCTCATGCAGCTCGCGGCTCAGCCCCGGCTGGCTGTACCTGAGCAGCTCCGCCTTCTTCACTTCCCACGGCGAGCGCGACAGCGCCGGGTTGAGGCTGCCGGCGAGCAGGGTCAGGTTGCCCAGGGTGTGCTTGAGGCGGTCGCGCTGTTCGGCGAAAGCCTGACCTGCACGGCTTTCGGCAGCAGCCAGTGGTCATCCCAGTTCTGGCCCGCGCTCATCAGGCTGAATCATCGCCTTCTTCTGTGAGGCGTCGGATAGTCAGTCCCGCGCGTTGTTCGATCAGGGTGGCAATCTGTTCGATCAGTGGCTCTCGCGCAAACATGGGCGTCGCCTGCAAGGTGCGCGCAGCCTTGGGTAGCGCCTGCGCCATGCCGAGGATTCGCTTGCGGGTCTGGGCGCGTGCCAGTCCGGCGGCCTCGGCGAATTGCTCCCAGTGCCGGAGCCGGACCTCGCTGAACTTGTACTTGCTGCCCAGCTTCATCGCCATCTTCGGGGTGAGGCTCGGGTAGATGGCGGTCGACAGTACGTCGTAGAGCGGGGCCAGGGTCGGTGCCGCTCTGGATGAGGGGGAGGCGAACAGCAGCGAGAAGTTCTTGGCATGCGCATCGTGGTTGCCGACCAGGGCGTTGAACACCACATAGTCCAGCAGACGCAGCACCTGGGGGGCGCTGGGACGGGTAACGCGCCGCAGCAGATCGAAGCAGGCTTTCAGGTCGGGGCCGCCCTCGTTCTGATACTTCATCTCCGGCACCACGCCGAGCGCCTGGCAGAGATCCTCCTGATGCAGACGTACCGGGTTGCCTTGTGCATCGCGCTGGCGGTCATAGCGCGCGACCAGCAGGAAGCGGCGGTCGCCAGCCTGATGAATCCGCGCTTCGGCGCTTGGCAACTTCATCGCCTGGGCCAGAGCGAGGCAGAAGCCTTCGTTGAGCACCGTATTCTCGAGTGCGTGAATCGGCGGCTTGAGAATATGCGTGCTGGGCTGTCCTCCCAGAGGCAAGCCGATGCGCTGCCCGTCGAACACCACCGGCAGCTTGTCCTGAGCGCCGGCGAGCGACAGGCGCAGGCCGTCCTGACCGGCCAGCATCGGGCGACGGGGCAGCTCGTCGAGGATCGCGGATAGTCGTTGATCGTCCAGCCACGACACCTCGCCCGCGCCGGCGACCTGCGGGACCGCATCCTTCGGCAGCAGCGTGACGGCCCCGGCGCACTCGCCGCCGATGGCATCCAGCAGGGCGAAATCGTTCTGCCCAGATACCTGGAAGCGTTGGGCGATCAAGCGCCGCAGATGGCCTTCCGGTAACAGCCCGGCGAAGAACGGCCGGGTACGAATGTCATCGAAGGGGGCGGCCTGCAGCGGCAAGGAGCCCGACAGCGCTACCGCGTCGGGGTTCGCCAGCCAGTTGGGGTGATACGCAAAGCTCAGGCGACCATCGTTCAGCGACAAGCTGCCGACCTGCTCGGCGAACAGCCAGACGGCGAGTTCATGCGCCATGACGAGTGGTCTCCGCTGGAGCACCCGCAAGCCCGTCCAGCCGGACCCGGCCACCCAGGGCATCGATCACGCGGAGCACCTGCTCCAGCCGCACCGTGGGCTTGCCGGCCTCCAGATCGACCACGAAGCGCACGCCCACCCCGGCGGCCAGGGCCAGATCGGCTTGCGTCAGGCCCAGTTGCTTGCGTGCGGCTCTCAGGGCCGCGCCGAGTGCTTGCGTGGAGTCGATAGGAATCATGGCGTTCTCGAATAATTTCCCGTTCGGGAAATTATTCGCCTGAAACCGCACTGACGCAAGCCAATATTCCTGATCGGGAATATTACGTGTACTTCGGCAACTGTATGGGTGAATTATTCCCGAGCGGGAATCACCGCTCCCCGCAATTCCCCCTTCACCACCTTGTTCGACGCATTCACTGGCAGCGCCTCGAAGAAGCGCACCAGCCTCGGCACCTTGTAGTTGGCCATGCGCTGGCGCGACCAGGCGATCAGCCCGGGCTCGTCGAGCTCTTGCCCCGGGCGTAGCACCACGCAGGCGCAGCCGACCTCGCCCATGCGCTCGTCGGGCACGCCGATGACCGCGACCTGGGCGATGGCCGGGTGTTCGAGCAGGCCGGCCTCGATCTCCGCCGGGTAGCAGTTGAAGCCGCCGACGATGAACATGTCCTTGAGGCGGTCGGTGATGCGCAGGTAGCCGCGCGCGTCGAGGGTGCCGACGTCGCCGGTGTGCAGCCAGCCCTCGGCGTCGATGGTCTCGGCGGTGGCCTGCGGGTTCTCGAAGTAGCCCTGCATGACGTGGAAGCCGCGCAGGCACACCTCGCCCGCCGCGCCCGCCGGCAGCGGGCGGTTTTCGCCGTCGACCACGCGCACCTCGGTGCCGGGGATGGCACGGCCGCAGGTGGTGGCCACCGTCTCGGCGTCGTCGGCCGGGTCGCAGATGGTCGCCAGGCCGCCGCACTCGGTCAGTCCGTAGGCGGTGGTGACCACCGCGAAGCCCAGTTCGCGGCGCATGCGCTCGACCAGCACCGGCGGGATGGTCGCCGCGCCGGTGACGGCGATGCGCAGGCTGGACAGGTCGCTTTCTGCCAGCTTGGGGTGGGCGAGCATCGACAGGTACAGGGTCGGCGGGCCGGGCAGCACGGTGATGCGGTCGCGCTCGATGCGCTGGAACACCGCCTCGGCGTCGAACACCGGGTGCGGCAGGATGGTCGCGCCGCCGAGCAGGCAGGTCAGCCAGCCGGCCTTGTAGCCGAAGGCATGGAAGAACGGGTTGACGATCAGGTAGCGGTCGCCGGGGCGCAGGCCGATGACCTGCACGTATTCGGCGAAGGCGCGCAGGTTCTGGCCGTGGGCGCTCATCACGCCCTTGGGCTTGCCGGTGGTGCCGGAGGTGAACAGCAGGTCGGACAGGTCGTCCGGGCGCACGGTCAGGGCGCGCGCCTGGGCCTCGTCCATGTCGACCGCCTCGCCGGCGGCAAGAAAGCCCTGCCAGCTCAGGTCGCCATGGTCGGAGGGCGCCTCGCAGGGCAGCACCACCACGCGCTGCAGGCAGTCCGGGCGGTGGGGTTCGAGCATCGCCGGGTAGTCGACGCCGAGGAACTGGCCAACGCAGAACAGCAGGCGGGTGCCGCTGCGTTCGAGGATGTCGGCGGCCTCGTTGCCCTTCATCCGCGTGTTGATCGGCACCAGGGTGGCGCCGGCGCAGTGGATGCCCAGCGCGGCCAGCACCCAGTCGTAGCGGTTCGGGCCCCACACGGCGACGCGGTCGCCGGGCTGGATGCCCTCGGCGATCAGCGCGCGGCTCACCGCGAGCACCCGCTCGGGCAGTTCGGCGTAGTCGATGCGCACCTCGCCGTCGGCCAGGGCGCAGCGCCCGGCGTGGCGGCGCGCGGCCGCGAACACCAGGGCGGGAATGGTCGGCGGCACGCCCTCGGCGGCCGGGGTGGTCAGCGGAATATCGGTCATCTCGGCCATCCGTATCTCAGTCGGGGAAGCGCACGCGCACGTGCGCGCTGGTGGCCACGGCCTGGCAGGCCAGGGTCCAGCCTTCGTTCAGCTCCTGCTGGTCGAGGGCCTCGTTGCGCAGCAGCTCGACCTCGCCCTGCTCCACCGTGCACATGCACGAGGCGCAAGCGCCGACCAGGCAGGAGTGCGGCGCGCGCACCCCGGCGCGGCGCATGGCGTCGAGCAGGGTCTCGCCCGGTTCGCAGTCGAGGGCGTGCTCGGCGCCGTCGAGTCTGACCTCCAGACGCGCGGCCACTGCCGCCTCGCTGACCACTGCCTCGCCCTGCTCGCCCTCGCCGGGCAGCGAGACGAAGCGCTCGACGTGGACCTTGGCGGCCGGCACGTCGAGGCCGTGCAGCGCGGTCACCGCGGCGTCCATGAACGGGCCGGGGCCGCAGATGAAGGCCTCGGCGTGCCTGAACGGCCGCGCCAGTTCGGCGAGCTGCTCGACGGCGGGGATGCCCTGCACCGAATCCAGCCAGTGGATCACCTGCAGGCGGCGCGGGTGGGCGGCGGCCAGGGCCTTCAGCTCGTCGCGGAAGATCACCGAGGCCTCGTCGCGGTTGGCGTAGATCAGCAGCACGCGGCCTTGGCCTGCGTGCAGCACCGAGCGCAGGATCGACAGCACCGGGGTGACGCCGCTGCCGCCGCCGAACAGCAGGAAGTCGCCGTCCAGGCTGCGCGGCACGAACACCCCGGCCGGCGCCATCACCTCGATGGCATCGCCGGCCTTGGGCACGTCGCACAGCCAGTTGGAGGCGCGGCCGTCCTTGACGCGCTTGACGGTGACGCGCAGCGGCTCGTCGAGCAGCGGCGTGCTGGACAGCGAGTAGCAGCGCGGCAGCCAGCTGCCCTCAAAGGGGATGCGCAGGGTGAGGAACTGCCCCGGCTTGTACTTGAACTGCGCGGCCAGCGCGGCCGGCACCTCGAACACCAGCGAGCGGGCGTCGGCGGTTTCCTCGATGACCTGCGCCACGCGCAGGGAGATGTATTCGGGACTGTTCATGCTCAGATACTCATGACGAACTGGCCGCTGTCGATGCGCAGTTCCATGCCGTTGATGGCGCGCGACTCGTCGCTGGCCAGGTACAGGGCGGCGGCAGCGACGTCCTCGGGCAGGCACATGCGGTTCATCGGGTCGCTGTCGATGGTGAACTTCGCCGGGTCGATGCCCGGCGGGTAGCTGGCGACGGTCATCGGCGTCAGCACGCCGTCGGGGTGCAGCGAGTTGCAGCGGATGCGGTATTTCTGCCGGCGGCAGTGGGCCGCCACGGCGCGATTGAGGGCGGCCACCGCGCCCTTGGAGGCGCCGTAGGCGGCGTAGTCGTCGCGCCCGGCCAGGGCGGCGATGGAGGAAACGTTGACGATCGAGCCGCCGCTGTCCTTCATCAGCGCCACGGCCATGCGGCAGCCGAGGAAGGCGCTATCGGAATTGACCCGCAGCAGCCTGTGCCAGTCGTCGAGGCTGGCGTCCTCGATGCTGCCCTTGAGCAGGATGCCGGCGTTGTTGACCAGCACGTCGAGGCGGCCGTAGCGCTCACGCACGAAGTCGGCGACCGCGTTCCAGTCGGCCTCGCTGGCGGCGTCGTGGCGGACGAAGCTGGCCGCGCCGCCCCGCTCTGCATTCAGTTGGTCGGCCAGCGCCTGCCCGGCGTCGGCGTTGAGGTCGCTGATCAGCACCTTGGCGCCCTCGCCCACCAGCGCCTGCACGATGGCGCGGCCGATGCCGCTGGCGCCGCCGGTGACCAGGGCGATCTTGTCCTGTACCCGTCCTGTCATGTTCGTCTCCTCGTTCAGGCGGGCGCGCCGAGCGGCGCGGCCTGGCTGGTGGTGTGTTGCCCGGCATGGGCCGCCGCTTCGCCGGCGCGGCGGCCGGAGAACACGCAGTCGGCCAGCGACAGGCCGCTGATGTAGAGGTGCGAGGGAA harbors:
- a CDS encoding ferredoxin--NADP reductase, translating into MNSPEYISLRVAQVIEETADARSLVFEVPAALAAQFKYKPGQFLTLRIPFEGSWLPRCYSLSSTPLLDEPLRVTVKRVKDGRASNWLCDVPKAGDAIEVMAPAGVFVPRSLDGDFLLFGGGSGVTPVLSILRSVLHAGQGRVLLIYANRDEASVIFRDELKALAAAHPRRLQVIHWLDSVQGIPAVEQLAELARPFRHAEAFICGPGPFMDAAVTALHGLDVPAAKVHVERFVSLPGEGEQGEAVVSEAAVAARLEVRLDGAEHALDCEPGETLLDAMRRAGVRAPHSCLVGACASCMCTVEQGEVELLRNEALDQQELNEGWTLACQAVATSAHVRVRFPD
- a CDS encoding FadD3 family acyl-CoA ligase, whose amino-acid sequence is MTDIPLTTPAAEGVPPTIPALVFAAARRHAGRCALADGEVRIDYAELPERVLAVSRALIAEGIQPGDRVAVWGPNRYDWVLAALGIHCAGATLVPINTRMKGNEAADILERSGTRLLFCVGQFLGVDYPAMLEPHRPDCLQRVVVLPCEAPSDHGDLSWQGFLAAGEAVDMDEAQARALTVRPDDLSDLLFTSGTTGKPKGVMSAHGQNLRAFAEYVQVIGLRPGDRYLIVNPFFHAFGYKAGWLTCLLGGATILPHPVFDAEAVFQRIERDRITVLPGPPTLYLSMLAHPKLAESDLSSLRIAVTGAATIPPVLVERMRRELGFAVVTTAYGLTECGGLATICDPADDAETVATTCGRAIPGTEVRVVDGENRPLPAGAAGEVCLRGFHVMQGYFENPQATAETIDAEGWLHTGDVGTLDARGYLRITDRLKDMFIVGGFNCYPAEIEAGLLEHPAIAQVAVIGVPDERMGEVGCACVVLRPGQELDEPGLIAWSRQRMANYKVPRLVRFFEALPVNASNKVVKGELRGAVIPARE
- a CDS encoding IS630 family transposase, with protein sequence MTSDARSLSPLEQREKRAIALRMREQGYTYRAIGEAVGVHLRTVAHWVAIAEHQGKEAAIEGGQRGSLPGERRSLSSEQESLIRTLLLDTMPDQLKLDFALWTRDAVRALIALHCGFQMPIRTVGEYLKRWGYTPQRPLKRAYQQKPEAIKRWLETEYPKIEQRAKAEGGEIHWGDETGLRSDSHAGRSYAPAGRTPVREVSGSRFATNMISTVTNRGKLRFMLYRETMTAVVLIRFLGRLIRDTSGRKVFLVLDNLRVHHSKKVKAWLEGRRERIEVFFLPAYAPELNPDEYLNGDLKHQVRSGPSLKSRDALEGRVRSVMRRLQSKPERIRSYFRHPKIAYAA
- a CDS encoding DEAD/DEAH box helicase family protein, producing MFDFTSLTTKINSEAPDTLEELFSQLDRKATHITLRPAQTSALAKLDEQRDKRDIVIKLSTGSGKTVVGLVYAEMMRRRFKGEPVLYLCPTNQLVDQVIQSAQAIGVQAGAFPSNGLPYSALAGESVLVCTYDKLFNSRNVFETNTIRPSCIVLDDVHAGINRVRGCFTAKVPDQCFDQFRSMLQPLCEATDPATWRGIQSHSQDFRYEVPYWVWDNIHGEAAKILEQHKDDRELRFCWNNISRYLELARVCISGTGAEITLPLAAVEENAAYCSAKHRLFMSASIKDGSSFIADLDCDPEAFKRVIEPLEDEGAGERMMLATSLISPEAEKKDIAEVCKNLSLSVNVVVLTSSTSQAKIWVDSGATLAKAQDFDSALEELKTSVGNYVVFPQRFDGVDLPDDACRVLVIDGVPTGDRLSDKIDAARQKDSPEYDVNTVNRFEQALGRAVRSSADFAAVFLVGTDIAAFIGKRSVRDLLESRTLVQVDLGRDLTKLTPGTTLPAALKGMVQALIGRDNGWKDTHRKRVKAAQRVTRQGGVLTVHELLATAVRSSWVFAKARNFQAAVPILREAINNPNIHKVQKAELLYRIASYLHQFDSTASADAYRAAFNINSDFPRPQKIADKKFAKLSDQAVAVRDYFVRFAQPNAALARLDQIAAKLSFALDAEVIEQGLLELGEALGATATRPEKETGRGPDDLWLFDDIGFCLEAKSENKTSIHKTDAAQLTLSLQWCNDNVMMPEKGFIPIFVSNTSVADRAEDISFGPSLLTEQILFDLIVRLKKVVLCLSFDGPLFSDPAAIMKALNAEGLAGRQIATKLGKLSSPH
- a CDS encoding acyl-CoA dehydrogenase family protein; this translates as MGESMEQTTRISPEELVARARALVPLLAERAAQAEAELKVAIDVIAALQEAQLFRVMQPKRHGGFEFGPKVFAEIQQTLAEGCMSTAWMYGVVAVHPWQLALFPEQAQQEVWGEDASTLIASTYMPVARVTEVEGGYRISGRWGFSTGCEHCAWVFLGGNLTPGVGKGNSYRTFLVPKSDYRIERNWDVIGLRGTGSHDIVVEDAFVPLHRTHATQQHDDAANPGRELNSAPLYRVPFAQMFIPAVSNACLGGLAAAIQHFKDYAKQGISKNVGMRTVDDPNAQLAYARAVVAHEQMVENRKRHYDVQMSYAERGEAAPVNERLRQRYQLAQVANECAHHINELLRCCGAAGTYRSYPLTRIFLDVFTGRAHIANNVDLFGRAFGFIALTDQTTTDSFL
- a CDS encoding type II toxin-antitoxin system HipA family toxin produces the protein MAHELAVWLFAEQVGSLSLNDGRLSFAYHPNWLANPDAVALSGSLPLQAAPFDDIRTRPFFAGLLPEGHLRRLIAQRFQVSGQNDFALLDAIGGECAGAVTLLPKDAVPQVAGAGEVSWLDDQRLSAILDELPRRPMLAGQDGLRLSLAGAQDKLPVVFDGQRIGLPLGGQPSTHILKPPIHALENTVLNEGFCLALAQAMKLPSAEARIHQAGDRRFLLVARYDRQRDAQGNPVRLHQEDLCQALGVVPEMKYQNEGGPDLKACFDLLRRVTRPSAPQVLRLLDYVVFNALVGNHDAHAKNFSLLFASPSSRAAPTLAPLYDVLSTAIYPSLTPKMAMKLGSKYKFSEVRLRHWEQFAEAAGLARAQTRKRILGMAQALPKAARTLQATPMFAREPLIEQIATLIEQRAGLTIRRLTEEGDDSA
- a CDS encoding HNH endonuclease family protein — its product is MAAAESRAGQAFAEQRDRLKHTLGNLTLLAGSLNPALSRSPWEVKKAELLRYSQPGLSRELHELEDWAEREILARGEVLAEVACGVWRYPVGASEAS
- a CDS encoding type II toxin-antitoxin system Y4mF family antitoxin — translated: MIPIDSTQALGAALRAARKQLGLTQADLALAAGVGVRFVVDLEAGKPTVRLEQVLRVIDALGGRVRLDGLAGAPAETTRHGA
- a CDS encoding SDR family oxidoreductase; translation: MTGRVQDKIALVTGGASGIGRAIVQALVGEGAKVLISDLNADAGQALADQLNAERGGAASFVRHDAASEADWNAVADFVRERYGRLDVLVNNAGILLKGSIEDASLDDWHRLLRVNSDSAFLGCRMAVALMKDSGGSIVNVSSIAALAGRDDYAAYGASKGAVAALNRAVAAHCRRQKYRIRCNSLHPDGVLTPMTVASYPPGIDPAKFTIDSDPMNRMCLPEDVAAAALYLASDESRAINGMELRIDSGQFVMSI